A genomic segment from Eisenibacter elegans DSM 3317 encodes:
- a CDS encoding DUF1987 domain-containing protein yields MDFLIPKTESTPEVNFKAEQGVVEIKGVSIPEDTDQFYLPLLDKIEAHIRTKPKGLFRLVLRFIYINTGTSASVAKTLRALEVLTVETERDIRIEWHYEKGDEDMKELGDYFESFTSLSFEKVPCNEIS; encoded by the coding sequence ATGGACTTTCTCATACCAAAAACTGAGTCTACCCCTGAGGTTAATTTTAAAGCAGAGCAAGGCGTGGTTGAAATAAAAGGTGTTTCTATTCCAGAAGATACCGACCAATTTTACCTCCCTTTGTTAGACAAAATCGAAGCACACATCCGCACAAAACCCAAAGGGCTATTTCGTTTGGTGCTCAGATTTATCTACATCAATACCGGCACTTCAGCATCGGTAGCCAAAACCCTCAGAGCTTTGGAAGTATTGACTGTAGAGACTGAGCGTGATATCCGTATAGAATGGCATTATGAAAAAGGAGATGAAGACATGAAAGAACTAGGGGACTACTTTGAGTCTTTTACCTCTCTTTCCTTTGAAAAAGTGCCCTGCAACGAAATCAGCTAA
- a CDS encoding competence/damage-inducible protein A has product MKHTLRAEIITIGDELLYGQIQNTNTTWMSQALTSIGIKVNRQISVGDEAGQIKAVLRSAYEGDAQILLLTGGLGPTKDDITKKTLADFFGTTLAPHPEALAAVEAYFHQRQRIPSEVQKQMGWMPTNAKFLVNSTGVAAGMWFEEQGKILVSMPGVPSEMRAIMQEEVIPRLKQHFILPVIQHKVIRCVGQGESFLASKIAEWEDNLPENMGLAYLPQVGTVDLRLTATGQEALQLRQEMELQVGQLLPLIGRYIYGYQDETLEEAIGQLLLSNQATIATAESCTGGYLAHLFTKVPGSSRYYQGGIVAYANEVKMAQLGVSADILQTHGAVSEACIRAMAEGVRQRLGTDIGVASSGVAGPDGGSAEKPVGTVWVAYSDTQGTYSKKLLLTPDRALNIQLASILILDLIRKKLSNIL; this is encoded by the coding sequence ATGAAGCATACCCTACGCGCTGAGATAATTACCATTGGCGATGAACTGCTCTATGGGCAGATTCAGAACACCAATACCACTTGGATGAGCCAAGCGCTCACCAGTATTGGTATCAAAGTCAACCGGCAAATCTCTGTAGGGGATGAAGCAGGTCAAATCAAGGCCGTACTGCGTAGCGCCTACGAAGGAGATGCACAGATACTTTTGCTTACAGGAGGCCTAGGCCCTACCAAGGATGACATTACCAAAAAAACATTGGCTGACTTTTTTGGAACCACCCTCGCCCCACATCCCGAAGCCCTAGCTGCTGTGGAGGCCTATTTTCATCAAAGACAACGTATCCCCAGCGAAGTACAAAAGCAGATGGGCTGGATGCCCACCAATGCCAAGTTCTTAGTCAATAGTACTGGTGTTGCTGCGGGTATGTGGTTTGAAGAACAAGGTAAAATCCTTGTATCAATGCCCGGTGTGCCTTCCGAAATGCGCGCTATTATGCAGGAAGAGGTCATCCCACGCCTCAAACAACACTTCATATTGCCCGTTATCCAACATAAGGTCATCCGTTGTGTGGGGCAGGGCGAATCATTTTTGGCCTCCAAAATCGCCGAATGGGAAGATAATTTGCCCGAAAATATGGGGCTGGCTTACCTACCACAGGTCGGAACAGTAGACCTACGCCTAACGGCTACCGGCCAAGAGGCCTTACAACTGCGTCAGGAAATGGAACTACAAGTAGGGCAATTACTCCCCCTCATAGGCCGCTATATCTATGGCTACCAAGATGAGACACTTGAAGAAGCCATTGGCCAGCTACTGTTATCCAATCAAGCCACAATAGCAACTGCCGAAAGCTGTACAGGCGGGTATTTGGCGCACCTGTTTACCAAGGTTCCCGGCAGCTCGCGCTATTACCAAGGAGGTATCGTGGCCTATGCCAACGAAGTAAAAATGGCACAGTTGGGGGTAAGTGCCGACATCCTCCAAACCCACGGAGCCGTCAGTGAGGCCTGTATCCGTGCAATGGCCGAAGGCGTACGCCAACGATTAGGTACGGACATCGGGGTAGCAAGCAGCGGAGTAGCCGGCCCTGATGGAGGCTCCGCCGAAAAACCCGTTGGCACGGTTTGGGTGGCTTATAGCGATACCCAAGGCACTTATAGCAAAAAACTATTGCTCACCCCCGACCGCGCCCTGAACATCCAATTAGCCTCTATCCTAATCTTGGATTTGATTCGAAAAAAACTTAGCAATATATTGTAG
- the mutS gene encoding DNA mismatch repair protein MutS, with protein sequence MAKKKTPQETPMMKQYYSFKEKYPGAILLFRVGDFYETFGEDAIKASKILGITLTKRHNGAASEMELAGFPHHSLEAYLPKLVRAGQRVAICDQVEDPRFAKKLVKRDVTELVTPGVSYHDNVLDTKHNNYLAALHQQKEQWGIALLDISTGEFLLAQGSEEYVDKLLQSFQPAELLFNKKHKQAYYDRFGDQYHVFFLDDWFFQFDFATDALLQHFKTQSLKGFGIADQPEGIVAAGAVMHYLSESRHTNLQHISSLARLEESNYVWLDKFTIRSLELLYPQHENGVALIDVLDQTVTPMGARLLRKWVALPLKEVKRIEERQQIVKILLEDPEVLEKTVDSLKPMGDLERLISKVASLRIKPRELQQIKRALGHIATLKQWLESSPHELLHKFGNQLNNCQFLYDKIDKTLLDEPKNVLNEGQLIKAGVDAELDELQDIVRNSKDYLEQVRLHAIEETGISSLKIDYNKVYGYYLEVTHTHRSKVPKSWIRKQTLTNAERYITEELKVYEDKILNAEEKIFVIEQRCYEALVREAVDFTQSIQQNARVLATLDCLSNFAHLAQKNRYTCPTLSDDNALQIVGGRHPVIEQQLPPATPYIPNDTYLDSESQQILVITGPNMAGKSALLRQVALITLMAQMGCFVPAEKAHIGIVDKVFTRVGASDNLSKGESTFMVEMTETASIMNNLSDRSLLLMDEIGRGTSTYDGISIAWAILEYLHQHPNLRPRTLFATHYHELNELSKSLERIKNYHVTVKEAGNKIVFMRKLAEGGSEHSFGIHVAQMAGMPQQIVRRAEEIMQHLEQNRSREVTQANLQELPQQVQMHIFEPSPEVEALRKYLKKIDVNSLAPIEALLKLNELKNMLK encoded by the coding sequence ATGGCCAAGAAAAAAACGCCTCAGGAAACCCCGATGATGAAGCAGTATTATTCTTTCAAAGAAAAATACCCGGGGGCGATTTTACTCTTCAGGGTGGGTGATTTTTATGAGACTTTTGGCGAAGATGCCATCAAGGCCAGCAAGATCTTGGGCATTACACTCACCAAGCGCCACAACGGTGCTGCGTCAGAGATGGAGCTAGCCGGCTTTCCACACCACTCGCTCGAAGCATACCTGCCCAAGCTGGTACGCGCAGGGCAGCGCGTAGCCATCTGCGACCAAGTCGAAGACCCTCGGTTTGCCAAAAAACTGGTCAAGCGTGATGTAACTGAGCTGGTTACGCCCGGAGTTTCGTACCACGACAATGTGCTCGATACCAAACATAACAATTATCTCGCAGCACTACATCAGCAAAAAGAACAATGGGGCATTGCTCTGCTCGATATCTCTACCGGTGAATTTCTATTGGCACAAGGCTCAGAGGAATATGTCGACAAGCTATTACAGAGCTTTCAGCCTGCCGAACTATTGTTTAACAAAAAACACAAACAAGCTTATTACGACCGCTTTGGCGACCAATACCATGTCTTTTTCTTAGACGACTGGTTTTTCCAGTTCGACTTCGCCACCGATGCACTCTTGCAGCATTTCAAGACACAATCGCTCAAAGGCTTCGGTATTGCCGACCAACCCGAGGGCATTGTAGCCGCCGGAGCTGTCATGCATTACCTCAGCGAAAGCCGCCATACCAACCTACAGCATATTTCGTCCTTGGCGCGACTCGAAGAAAGTAATTATGTATGGCTGGATAAGTTCACCATTCGCAGCTTAGAGCTCCTTTATCCACAGCACGAAAACGGGGTGGCGCTTATCGACGTACTCGACCAAACCGTTACGCCTATGGGGGCGCGCTTGCTGCGCAAATGGGTCGCCCTGCCCCTCAAAGAAGTAAAACGCATCGAAGAGCGTCAGCAGATTGTCAAAATATTACTCGAAGACCCCGAAGTACTCGAAAAAACGGTAGACTCGCTCAAACCTATGGGCGATTTGGAGCGCCTTATCTCGAAGGTGGCCTCGCTGCGTATCAAACCACGAGAATTGCAACAAATCAAACGTGCACTAGGCCATATTGCCACGCTCAAGCAGTGGCTCGAAAGCAGTCCGCACGAGCTGCTCCATAAGTTTGGCAACCAACTCAACAACTGTCAGTTTTTGTATGACAAAATCGACAAAACCCTGCTTGACGAGCCCAAGAATGTCCTCAATGAAGGGCAGCTTATCAAGGCCGGCGTAGACGCAGAGCTGGACGAGCTGCAAGATATTGTCCGCAATAGCAAGGACTACCTAGAGCAAGTGCGCTTACACGCCATCGAAGAGACGGGCATCAGCTCGCTCAAGATCGACTACAACAAAGTTTATGGCTATTACCTCGAAGTAACCCACACACACCGCAGCAAAGTACCCAAGAGCTGGATACGCAAACAAACCCTCACCAATGCCGAGCGCTACATCACCGAAGAGCTGAAGGTGTATGAGGACAAGATTCTGAATGCGGAGGAGAAAATATTTGTCATCGAGCAGCGCTGTTATGAAGCCCTCGTGCGTGAGGCGGTAGATTTTACCCAGAGTATCCAACAAAACGCCAGGGTGTTGGCCACCCTCGACTGCCTAAGCAACTTTGCCCACTTGGCACAAAAAAACCGCTATACCTGTCCCACACTCAGCGACGACAACGCCCTTCAAATCGTTGGCGGGCGACACCCTGTCATCGAGCAACAGCTCCCCCCGGCCACGCCCTACATCCCCAACGATACCTACCTCGACAGCGAAAGCCAACAGATACTCGTCATCACCGGCCCCAATATGGCCGGAAAATCAGCCCTGCTCAGGCAGGTAGCCCTCATCACCCTGATGGCACAAATGGGCTGCTTTGTCCCTGCCGAAAAGGCGCATATCGGCATTGTAGACAAGGTCTTTACTCGCGTAGGGGCTTCCGACAACCTCTCCAAAGGCGAGTCTACCTTTATGGTAGAGATGACCGAAACAGCCAGCATCATGAACAACCTCAGCGACCGCAGCCTCCTGCTGATGGACGAGATTGGGCGCGGAACCAGTACCTACGACGGTATTTCGATCGCCTGGGCTATTCTGGAATACCTGCACCAACACCCCAACCTACGCCCCCGAACTCTCTTTGCCACACACTACCACGAGCTCAACGAACTGAGCAAGTCCTTGGAGCGTATCAAAAACTACCACGTAACGGTCAAAGAAGCCGGGAACAAAATTGTGTTTATGCGCAAACTGGCCGAAGGAGGCAGCGAGCATAGCTTTGGTATCCACGTAGCGCAAATGGCCGGCATGCCCCAGCAGATTGTCCGCCGTGCCGAAGAAATTATGCAACACCTAGAGCAAAACCGCAGCCGAGAGGTTACACAGGCCAACCTACAAGAGCTGCCTCAGCAAGTACAGATGCATATCTTTGAGCCCTCGCCCGAAGTAGAAGCCCTGCGCAAATACCTCAAAAAAATCGATGTCAACAGCCTTGCCCCTATCGAGGCCTTGCTCAAGCTCAACGAACTCAAAAATATGCTGAAATAA
- a CDS encoding GNAT family N-acetyltransferase has protein sequence MSHLHLYTHADFADLPWTQYRQGAVLQQLFAPLSADGKLIHFATNAPNQCYLLAIDDLLLPLVEGNSRAEAATYLSSPTSQYIDLTIEEIQLEIDDNNRLKPFAAPVLRLAKRLCKACLFDKVLFVNNWLVSTNLYPAISEAQLQAMIPWLFQHFPQHAIVFRSVNECDNVQLLAELCALKGTPIISRQVYMLFTQEEGFGKKRMYKSDQKLWQKQQTYTWELIQNPSSEELDRIQQLYNQLYLEKYSSFNPHYTTTYIAALIQSAWMPIWVLRHRETGRIDGVSALYACEGVLTTPLIGYDRNHPQALDLYRYLSFNLIQEARQQAYPLVNLSSGAAPFKKMRGGIPYLEYNLAFYRHLPWWRRLPWQLFRFFSVRFAIPAMQRYGL, from the coding sequence ATGTCTCATCTCCACTTATACACACACGCTGATTTTGCGGATCTGCCTTGGACGCAATACCGACAGGGCGCAGTACTTCAGCAATTGTTTGCTCCTCTTTCTGCCGATGGCAAGCTCATACATTTTGCAACAAATGCCCCTAACCAATGCTATTTGTTGGCCATAGATGACTTATTGTTGCCCCTAGTAGAGGGTAATTCTCGGGCCGAAGCCGCAACTTATCTCAGCTCGCCCACCTCGCAGTACATAGATCTGACCATCGAAGAAATCCAATTGGAGATAGACGACAACAACCGGCTAAAGCCCTTTGCTGCTCCGGTGTTGCGCCTTGCCAAGCGGCTTTGCAAAGCTTGTTTATTTGATAAAGTATTGTTTGTGAACAACTGGCTCGTATCTACCAACTTATACCCGGCTATCAGCGAGGCCCAGCTGCAAGCAATGATTCCTTGGCTTTTTCAACATTTTCCACAACACGCCATAGTGTTTCGGTCGGTCAATGAGTGTGATAACGTACAACTTTTGGCAGAACTTTGTGCGCTCAAAGGCACGCCAATCATCAGTAGACAGGTGTATATGTTGTTTACACAAGAGGAGGGTTTTGGCAAAAAAAGAATGTATAAGTCTGACCAAAAGCTTTGGCAAAAGCAGCAGACATATACTTGGGAGCTAATTCAAAACCCTAGCAGTGAGGAACTTGATAGAATACAGCAGTTATACAATCAACTTTATTTAGAAAAATACTCTTCCTTCAATCCACACTACACGACTACGTATATTGCTGCTTTAATACAAAGTGCTTGGATGCCGATTTGGGTTTTGCGTCATCGCGAAACAGGCCGCATCGATGGGGTAAGCGCGTTGTATGCTTGTGAGGGTGTACTGACTACGCCACTGATTGGCTATGACCGCAATCATCCACAAGCGCTTGATTTGTATCGTTACCTTAGTTTCAATCTGATACAAGAGGCACGCCAACAGGCCTATCCTTTGGTGAACCTTAGCTCTGGAGCTGCCCCCTTCAAAAAAATGAGAGGGGGTATCCCTTATCTGGAGTATAATCTGGCCTTCTACCGGCATTTACCTTGGTGGCGGCGTTTGCCTTGGCAGCTGTTTCGATTTTTTTCAGTTCGCTTTGCCATTCCGGCAATGCAACGCTACGGGTTATAA
- a CDS encoding mechanosensitive ion channel family protein, whose protein sequence is MNLMNLDPKQLQDLFSTYVVQYSTTLLTTLAYALVVLFVGLWLVRLATRLAMKAISHTIKDPSLSKFLQSLIRTVLLVVLFITVASILGIQTTSFAAILGAASLAIGLSLQGSLANFAGGILILAFKPFKVGDFIEALGFMGVVKEIQIFTTVLTTGDNKNIIIPNGNLSNSPLINYSKEPNRRVDLIIGVSYNADLKKTKEVLYEVLTTNNKVLKEPAPNVFVQSLADSSVNFAVRPWCKSADYWAVYGEVLEAIKLRLDEEGIEIPFPQRVVHLKKDQD, encoded by the coding sequence ATGAACTTGATGAATCTTGACCCCAAACAATTGCAGGACTTGTTTTCTACTTATGTAGTACAATACAGCACGACCTTACTAACGACCCTGGCATATGCGCTAGTGGTGCTTTTTGTAGGACTTTGGTTGGTACGGCTGGCTACCCGCTTGGCAATGAAGGCCATCAGCCATACCATCAAAGACCCTTCACTGAGCAAGTTTTTGCAAAGCCTAATACGCACAGTGTTGTTGGTGGTACTTTTTATTACAGTAGCCTCTATTTTAGGTATTCAGACGACCTCCTTCGCCGCTATCTTAGGTGCAGCTAGCTTGGCTATTGGCTTGTCGCTGCAAGGTAGCTTGGCCAACTTTGCCGGGGGGATACTTATTCTGGCGTTCAAACCCTTCAAAGTCGGAGACTTTATAGAAGCATTAGGGTTTATGGGAGTAGTAAAGGAGATTCAGATCTTTACAACTGTACTTACAACTGGAGACAATAAGAATATCATCATCCCCAACGGCAACCTCTCCAACAGCCCTCTCATCAACTACAGTAAAGAACCAAACCGCCGCGTCGATCTGATTATTGGGGTGAGCTACAACGCCGACCTCAAAAAAACCAAAGAGGTATTGTACGAAGTATTGACTACTAATAATAAGGTACTCAAAGAGCCTGCCCCCAATGTATTTGTGCAAAGCTTGGCTGATAGTTCGGTCAATTTTGCAGTACGCCCTTGGTGCAAATCCGCAGACTACTGGGCAGTTTATGGAGAAGTACTCGAAGCAATCAAGTTGCGTCTGGACGAAGAGGGCATCGAGATTCCTTTCCCACAACGGGTCGTACATCTCAAAAAAGACCAAGACTAA
- the bioD gene encoding dethiobiotin synthase, producing MRYFITAIGTDSGKTLCSAILTEALQADYWKPIQSGQPTDTEVMQTLVSNERTVFHPAVYTFEQPIAPEAAARAVGVTMHLEELLLPDTENHLIIEGAGGVLVPINEQAFVIDIAKRFGCEVILVSNTYLGSINHTLLTIEALRQRDISLRGIIFNGERNLYAEEVILQYAQVPCLLQIKKEASVDKDTVKRYAERVLRHL from the coding sequence ATGCGTTATTTTATTACTGCCATCGGCACTGACAGCGGCAAGACCCTGTGCAGCGCCATCCTTACCGAAGCGCTCCAAGCCGATTATTGGAAGCCTATCCAGTCGGGACAACCCACGGATACCGAAGTGATGCAGACCTTGGTCAGCAATGAGCGGACGGTTTTCCACCCTGCTGTCTATACTTTTGAACAGCCCATCGCTCCCGAAGCTGCCGCCAGAGCAGTGGGGGTAACAATGCACCTGGAAGAGTTGCTGCTCCCCGATACCGAAAACCACCTCATCATCGAGGGAGCCGGCGGGGTGTTGGTACCTATCAACGAGCAAGCCTTTGTCATTGACATTGCCAAGCGATTTGGCTGCGAAGTAATCTTAGTGAGCAACACTTACTTGGGGAGTATCAACCATACCCTACTGACGATAGAGGCACTCCGGCAGCGCGACATCAGTCTGCGAGGTATTATCTTCAACGGGGAACGCAACCTCTATGCCGAAGAAGTTATCTTACAGTATGCCCAAGTACCTTGCTTATTGCAAATCAAGAAAGAAGCTTCTGTAGATAAAGACACAGTAAAACGATATGCCGAACGGGTATTAAGGCATCTCTAA
- a CDS encoding aminotransferase class I/II-fold pyridoxal phosphate-dependent enzyme, translating to MRYSVEKSWQAALAQRLEDGNLRQLKTAPQELVDFCSNDYLGFARHQGFWEAVHDTWRSLEGGVRGGATGSRLISGNHPYLMDLEAQLADWAGTEAALLFNSGYQANVAVLATLPQRGDTLLCDANIHASLRDGARLSQAKRYYFAHNDLEALEQKLQKKQGQGQTFVVVESVYSMDGDQAPLQAMAACCERYGAYLIVDEAHSIGVFGPQGRGLVAQDGLGETAVPLRVLTFGKAFGNHGACVVGSRLMIDYLTNFARTFIYTTAMPLHTAIGIGQALQWLETQPQWQTQLHQNIDLFCQQLKNPTLGTAPIQIWRVEGGNEAARQAAQTLQAAGMDVRPILAPTVPLGQECLRICLHATHSTVQIIQLCQALKQLSFHTIS from the coding sequence ATGCGTTACTCTGTTGAAAAATCTTGGCAAGCGGCTTTAGCGCAACGCCTCGAAGACGGAAACCTCCGCCAACTCAAGACAGCTCCTCAAGAGTTGGTAGACTTTTGCTCTAACGATTATCTGGGCTTTGCCCGGCATCAGGGCTTCTGGGAAGCGGTACACGATACTTGGCGTAGCCTTGAAGGTGGCGTACGTGGCGGAGCTACTGGGTCGCGGCTGATTTCGGGCAACCATCCATACCTGATGGACTTGGAGGCGCAATTGGCTGATTGGGCAGGCACAGAGGCCGCCCTATTATTCAATAGTGGCTATCAGGCCAATGTAGCCGTATTGGCGACCTTACCACAGCGAGGCGATACCTTGCTTTGTGATGCCAATATCCACGCAAGCCTACGCGATGGCGCTAGGCTCAGCCAAGCCAAACGGTATTATTTTGCTCACAATGACCTAGAAGCCCTCGAACAAAAGCTTCAAAAAAAACAAGGCCAAGGGCAGACATTTGTTGTGGTAGAGTCCGTATATTCTATGGATGGAGACCAAGCGCCGCTCCAAGCGATGGCCGCCTGTTGTGAGCGCTATGGGGCTTACCTTATCGTAGATGAAGCACACAGCATAGGGGTGTTTGGGCCACAAGGGCGGGGATTGGTAGCGCAAGATGGCCTAGGCGAAACAGCAGTCCCGTTGCGTGTTCTTACCTTTGGCAAAGCCTTTGGCAACCACGGCGCTTGTGTAGTAGGCAGCCGCCTGATGATTGATTATCTGACTAACTTTGCCCGAACTTTCATTTATACCACAGCGATGCCCTTACATACCGCTATTGGTATTGGACAGGCACTCCAATGGCTCGAAACACAGCCCCAGTGGCAGACGCAATTGCACCAAAATATAGACTTGTTTTGCCAACAACTCAAAAACCCTACCTTGGGTACGGCTCCCATTCAAATTTGGCGTGTAGAGGGCGGAAATGAGGCCGCTCGCCAAGCCGCCCAAACATTGCAAGCCGCCGGAATGGATGTACGGCCTATTTTAGCGCCTACTGTGCCCTTGGGGCAAGAGTGTTTGCGTATTTGCCTACATGCCACCCATAGTACGGTGCAAATCATACAGCTCTGCCAAGCCCTCAAACAGCTTTCTTTTCACACTATTTCCTGA
- the pckA gene encoding phosphoenolpyruvate carboxykinase (ATP), translating to MKEFGLKSAKSGLDTLGIQQVAAAYWNLPPAALVEEALRNEEGTLTDVGALMADTGKFTGRSPKDKFCVKDETTQDTVWWGDINIPLSPEHYAGIEAKMIAYLADKKVYVRDLYAGAHPEYRLNVRVVNTLAWHNLFCDNMFIRPSQEELANFVPNFTIINIPEFEADPAHDGTRQGNFTIVNFTKRRILIGGTGYAGEMKKGIFSVLNYLLPHEHKVLSMHCSANVGEKGDTAVFFGLSGTGKTTLSADPKRGLVGDDEHGWADKVFNFEGGCYAKVIDLTREKEPQIWDAIRFGAIVENTRFQEGTRTVDYSNGSVTENTRTAYPIHHIDNALPVSVADVPKNIFFLTADAFGVLPPISKLSPGQAMYHFISGYTAKVAGTEMGVTEPQTTFSACFGAAFLPLHPTKYAEMLGEKMRQHNVNVWLINTGWTGGPYGVGSRMKLSYTRAMITAALEGQLDGVEYKKHNVFGVLVPQACPNVPDEVLNPRSTWQDKDAYDAQAQNLAQQFVKNFSKYADFANEEILAGAPNASVNA from the coding sequence ATGAAAGAATTTGGATTGAAGTCTGCCAAAAGCGGCTTGGATACCCTTGGCATTCAGCAAGTAGCAGCTGCATACTGGAACCTTCCCCCCGCAGCGCTCGTAGAAGAGGCGCTCCGTAACGAAGAAGGGACACTTACGGATGTAGGCGCGCTGATGGCCGATACGGGCAAATTCACAGGGCGCTCGCCCAAGGACAAGTTTTGTGTCAAAGACGAAACCACCCAAGATACTGTCTGGTGGGGCGATATCAACATCCCACTTTCTCCTGAGCACTATGCCGGCATCGAAGCGAAAATGATTGCCTACTTAGCCGACAAAAAAGTGTATGTGCGAGACCTCTACGCCGGCGCTCACCCGGAGTACCGCCTCAACGTTCGTGTAGTCAATACCCTTGCTTGGCACAACCTCTTCTGCGACAACATGTTCATCCGACCAAGCCAAGAAGAGTTAGCCAACTTCGTTCCGAATTTTACCATTATCAATATTCCTGAGTTTGAAGCTGACCCTGCTCACGACGGTACACGCCAAGGCAACTTTACCATCGTCAACTTTACCAAACGCCGCATCTTGATTGGCGGCACAGGCTACGCAGGGGAGATGAAGAAGGGAATATTCTCAGTACTCAACTACTTACTGCCACACGAGCACAAAGTCCTCTCAATGCACTGCTCGGCCAATGTGGGCGAAAAAGGAGACACCGCCGTATTCTTCGGCCTCTCAGGCACAGGCAAAACCACGCTCTCTGCCGACCCTAAACGCGGCCTTGTAGGGGATGACGAACACGGCTGGGCCGACAAGGTCTTCAACTTTGAAGGAGGCTGCTACGCCAAAGTCATTGACTTAACCCGCGAAAAAGAACCCCAAATCTGGGATGCCATCCGCTTCGGAGCTATCGTCGAAAATACCCGCTTCCAAGAAGGTACCCGCACAGTAGATTACAGCAACGGAAGCGTAACCGAAAATACCCGCACTGCTTATCCTATTCACCATATCGACAATGCCCTGCCCGTTTCTGTGGCAGACGTTCCCAAGAATATCTTCTTCCTTACTGCTGACGCTTTTGGCGTACTCCCCCCAATTTCTAAGCTGAGCCCCGGACAAGCTATGTACCACTTCATCTCTGGCTACACAGCCAAAGTTGCTGGTACGGAAATGGGCGTAACCGAGCCTCAGACCACTTTCTCGGCTTGTTTTGGAGCAGCGTTCTTGCCCCTGCACCCTACGAAGTATGCGGAGATGTTGGGTGAGAAAATGCGCCAACACAATGTCAATGTATGGCTCATCAATACCGGCTGGACTGGCGGCCCTTATGGCGTAGGCAGCCGTATGAAGCTCAGCTATACCCGTGCGATGATTACCGCCGCGCTCGAAGGGCAGCTCGATGGTGTAGAATATAAGAAACACAATGTCTTTGGTGTGCTTGTACCACAGGCTTGCCCCAATGTACCCGACGAGGTGCTCAACCCCCGCAGTACTTGGCAAGACAAGGACGCATATGACGCACAAGCGCAGAACCTAGCACAGCAATTTGTCAAAAATTTCAGCAAGTACGCTGATTTTGCCAACGAAGAGATTTTGGCTGGTGCTCCCAATGCGAGCGTAAATGCCTAA
- a CDS encoding ABC transporter substrate-binding protein, whose product MKKAKYGLYLPLIISLYACGIHQEKSEQARLQSTTTMREVAAQYKTRPTKKEYRRAVILGEPIKEVVLALNQSTRVVAVDRRGATTAFAKAGEVGLRGQQTVASITKHRPDLVLAFNTHPQMRSLVDSLQTLGITCYLFEPEYSTANLRYMVQTVAKTFNVADRAEQVLTQMDKQMHEVAKITNRVNDSLRVLYLYPASPEVFLMGGAGTHAHWIIEAAGAKNAAETYSEMTQLTEETLVFADPDIILMAEEHWEKLKKAPYGIRNKTLLNTKAFREGRIVLAPKHTLIHFGTHSPEAALALSQRLYGNN is encoded by the coding sequence ATGAAGAAAGCAAAATACGGATTATACCTGCCGCTGATCATCAGCTTATATGCCTGCGGTATTCACCAAGAAAAATCAGAGCAAGCCCGCTTGCAAAGTACGACTACCATGCGAGAAGTAGCTGCCCAATACAAAACCCGCCCGACGAAAAAAGAATATCGTCGTGCGGTAATATTGGGCGAGCCTATCAAGGAGGTGGTGTTGGCCTTGAACCAAAGCACACGCGTAGTGGCGGTAGACCGCCGTGGAGCCACAACAGCCTTTGCCAAGGCTGGAGAAGTAGGGTTGCGGGGGCAACAAACAGTAGCCAGCATTACCAAACACCGCCCCGACCTCGTGTTGGCTTTCAACACCCACCCACAAATGCGCAGCTTGGTAGATAGCCTACAAACGCTGGGCATTACCTGCTACCTCTTTGAGCCAGAATACAGCACGGCCAATTTGCGGTATATGGTGCAAACCGTCGCCAAAACATTTAATGTGGCTGACCGCGCCGAGCAAGTATTGACCCAGATGGACAAACAAATGCACGAAGTAGCCAAAATCACCAACAGAGTAAACGACAGCCTGCGGGTATTGTATCTATATCCAGCTTCACCAGAGGTATTCTTGATGGGTGGAGCAGGCACACACGCCCACTGGATTATAGAGGCTGCCGGAGCCAAAAACGCTGCCGAAACCTACTCAGAGATGACCCAACTCACAGAGGAAACACTCGTGTTTGCCGACCCCGATATCATCCTGATGGCCGAAGAGCATTGGGAAAAACTCAAGAAAGCCCCCTATGGTATTCGCAACAAAACCTTGCTCAATACCAAAGCTTTTCGCGAAGGGCGGATAGTCTTGGCACCCAAACATACCCTCATACACTTTGGCACTCACAGCCCCGAAGCCGCCCTAGCCCTGAGCCAACGCCTATATGGCAACAATTAA